A window from Eubalaena glacialis isolate mEubGla1 chromosome 1, mEubGla1.1.hap2.+ XY, whole genome shotgun sequence encodes these proteins:
- the SEC23IP gene encoding SEC23-interacting protein isoform X1, giving the protein MAERKPNGGGGAASTSSSGTNLLFSSSATEFSFNVPFIPVTQAAAASASLLLPGEDSTDVGEEDSFLGQTSAHTSTPQTFNYFSQVSSSSDPFGNIGQSPLTTAATSAGQSAFSKPPTALPFTTGSQDMSNAFSPSISKAQYGAPAASQMGINTYLPSQPSSLPPSNFGSPPQGTPQQGYNPYRHTAVSSRANPYIAPPQLQQCQTPAHPTHPPPSGPPVQMYQMPPGSLPSIPPSVQPGLSPPTQQQAPARPAGPSVQASSPFLLQNQYEPVQPHWFYCKEIEYRQLWMPFSVFDSLNLEEIYNSVQPDPESVVLGTDGGRYDVYLYDRMRKAVYWEEEPAEVRRCAWFYKGDTDSRFIPYTEEFSEKLEAEYKKAVTTNQWHRRLEFPSGETIVMHNPKVIVQFQPSSVPDEWGTTQDGQTRPRVVKRGVDDNLDEIPDGEMPQVDHLVFIVHGIGPVCDLRFRSIIECVDDFRVVSLKLLQTHFKKSLDDRKVSRVEFLPVHWHSSLGGDATGVDRNIKKITLPSIGRFRHFTNETLLDILFYNSPIYCQRIVEKVGLEMNRLYALFMSRNPDFKGGVSVAGHSLGSLILFDILSNQKDLNLSKSPGPLAVANGVVKQPHFQEKQIPEEPKLTLDESCDLDVENEEVLTLQETLEALSLSEYVSTFEKEKIDMESLLMCTVDDLKEMGIPLGPRKKIANFVKHKAVKLEQKKASEKKAMMAASTKGQEESAQKAKEMASSPSESESKRKLPLGVYVSSVHVDYESFEVGTGQVSVVYNSLDFEPEIFFALGSPIGMFLTIRGVDRIDENYRLPTCKGFFNIYHPLDPVAYRLEPMIVPDLDLKAVLIPHHKGRKRLHLELKESLSRMGSDLKQGFISSLKSAWQTLNEFARAHTSSTQLQEELEKVANQIKEEEEKQVVEAEKTVESPDFSKDEDYLGKVGMLNGGRRIDYVLQEKPIESFNEYLFALQSHLCYWESEDTALLLLKEIYRTMSISPEQPQH; this is encoded by the exons AGGATTCCACAGATGTGGGTGAGGAGGACAGCTTCCTTGGTCAGACTTCTGCTCACACGTCTACCCCACAGACATTTAATTACTTCTCTCAGGTATCAAGCAGTAGTGATCCTTTTGGGAATATTGGACAGTCACCGTTAACAACTGCAGCAACATCCGCTGGACAATCAGCATTCTCCAAGCCCCCAACTGCTCTTCCTTTTACAACCGGATCCCAAGATATGTCGAATGCGTTTTCACCATCCATTTCGAAGGCTCAATATGGTGCTCCAGCTGCTTCACAAATGGGAATAAATACTTATCTGCCTTCTCAGCCTAGTAGCCTCCCTCCTTCAAATTTTGGGAGCCCACCCCAAGGAACGCCCCAACAGGGATACAATCCATATCGCCACACAGCTGTAAGCAGCAGGGCTAATCCTTATATTGCACCACCACAGCTGCAGCAGTGCCAAACACCGGCCCATCCTACCCATCCCCCGCCCTCTGGACCCCCTGTTCAGATGTACCAGATGCCTCCAGGATCTTTGCCATCG ATTCCTCCTTCAGTGCAGCCAGGGTTGTCCCCTCCAACCCAGCAGCAGGCACCTGCTAGACCTGCGGGTCCCTCTGTGCAAGCATCATCTCCTTTTCTACTTCAAAACCAATATGAACCTGTCCAACCCCACTGGTTTTACTGCAAGGAGATAGAATACAGACAACTATGGATGCCTTTCAGTGTGTTTGACTCTTTGAATCTTGAAGAAATCTATAACTCAG TCCAGCCAGACCCTGAGAGTGTGGTTCTAGGCACTGATGGAGGGCGCTACGACGTTTACCTCTATGACCGGATGAGGAAAGCCGTGTACTGGGAAGAGGAGCCAGCTGAAGTGAGACGCTGTGCTTGGTTTTACAAAGGGGACACAGACAGTAGATTTATTCCCTATACAGAGGAGTTCAGTGAAAAACTGGAG GCTGAATATAAAAAAGCTGTAACCACGAATCAGTGGCACCGCAGATTAGAGTTTCCGAGTGGGGAGACAATTGTTATGCACAATCCAAAG GTTATTGTTCAGTTCCAGCCCTCATCAGTGCCAGATGAATGGGGGACCACACAAGATGGACAGACAAGGCCCAGGGTTGTAAAGCGTGGAGTTGATGATAACCTTGATGAAATTCCTGATG gGGAAATGCCTCAGGTTGACCATTTGGTGTTCATAGTGCATGGCATTGGACCTGTGTGTGACTTGCGCTTTAGAAGCATTATTGAATGTG tggatgaTTTTAGGGTGGTTTCTCTCAAATTGCTGCAGACACATTTCAAGAAATCTTTAGATGATCGGAAAGTAAGCAGAGTGGAATTCCTTCCGGTTCATTGGCATAGTTCCTTGGGTGGGGATGCCACAGGTGTTGACAG GAATATTAAGAAAATCACTTTACCAAGTATTGGTCGGTTTCGTCACTTTACTAATGAAACCTTGctagacattttattttacaatagcCCCATCTACTGTCAGAGGATTGTGGAGAAAGTGGGATTGGAGATGAACCGTCTGTATGCACTCTTCATGAGTCGGAACCCAGACTTCAAAGGAGGGGTCTCTGTTGCTGGTCACAGTTTAG gttctttaATATTGTTTGACATCCTGTCTAATCAAAAAGATTTGAATTTATCAAAGTCTCCTGGGCCTTTAGCTGTTGCTAATGGAGTTGTGAAGCAGCCACATTTTCAGGAAAAGCAG atacctgaagagccaaagctgACGTTGGATGAGTCTTGTGACCTTGATGTTGAAAATGAAGAAGTCCTGACTTTGCAAGAAACTCTGGAagcacttagcctctctgaataCGTTAGCacttttgaaaaggaaaagattgatatgGAATCTCTG CTTATGTGTACAGTGGATGACCTGAAGGAAATGGGGATACCCCTTGGACCCAGGAAGAAGATAGCTAACTTCGTAAAACATAAAGCAGTCAAACTG GAACAGAAAAAAGCATCAGAAAAGAAGGCAATGATGGCTGCTTCGACAAAAGGACAAGAGGAAAGTGCTCAGAAAGCTAAAGAAATGGCTTCTTCTCCCTCAGAATCTGAGTCCAAGAGGAAACTCCCACTCGGAGTTTATGTTTCTTCTGTGCATGTTGATTATGAGTCTTTTGAAGTTGGCACTGGACAG gtttctgttgtttacaaCTCCTTAGACTTTGAACCAGAGATTTTCTTTGCCTTGGGATCTCCAATTGGTATGTTTCTCACTATTCGAGGAGTGGATAGGATAGATGAGAACTACAGGCTTCCTACCTGCAAAGGGTTCTTCAATATTTATCATCCA CTTGATCCAGTGGCATATAGATTAGAACCTATGATTGTACCAGATTTGGACCTAAAAGCAGTTCTCATTCCACATCACAAAGGCAGAAAAAGACTTCATTTAG AGTTGAAAGAAAGTCTCTCTCGTATGGGATCTGATTTGAAGCAGGGTTTCATTAGCTCTCTGAAAAGTGCTTGGCAGACATTAAATGAGTTTGCCCGTGCTCATACCTCTTCAACTCAGCTGCAAGAAGAATTGGAGAAGGTAGCCAATcaaatcaaagaagaagaagaaaagcaagtaGTTGAAG CAGAAAAGACTGTTGAAAGTCCAGATTTTTCCAAGGATGAGGACTACTTAGGAAAGGTTGGAATGTTAAACGGAGGCCGCCGAATTGACTATGTTCTTCAAGAAAAGCCAATAGAGAGTTTTAATGAATATCTTTTCGCTCTTCAGAGTCACTTATGCTATTG ggaATCTGAAGATACTGCCCTGTTATTACTTAAAGAAATTTATCGAACAATGAGCATTAGTCCAGAACAGCCCCAGCATTGA
- the SEC23IP gene encoding SEC23-interacting protein isoform X2: MAERKPNGGGGAASTSSSGTNLLFSSSATEFSFNVPFIPVTQAAAASASLLLPGEDSTDVGEEDSFLGQTSAHTSTPQTFNYFSQVSSSSDPFGNIGQSPLTTAATSAGQSAFSKPPTALPFTTGSQDMSNAFSPSISKAQYGAPAASQMGINTYLPSQPSSLPPSNFGSPPQGTPQQGYNPYRHTAVSSRANPYIAPPQLQQCQTPAHPTHPPPSGPPVQMYQMPPGSLPSIPPSVQPGLSPPTQQQAPARPAGPSVQASSPFLLQNQYEPVQPHWFYCKEIEYRQLWMPFSVFDSLNLEEIYNSVQPDPESVVLGTDGGRYDVYLYDRMRKAVYWEEEPAEVRRCAWFYKGDTDSRFIPYTEEFSEKLEAEYKKAVTTNQWHRRLEFPSGETIVMHNPKVIVQFQPSSVPDEWGTTQDGQTRPRVVKRGVDDNLDEIPDGEMPQVDHLVFIVHGIGPVCDLRFRSIIECVDDFRVVSLKLLQTHFKKSLDDRKVSRVEFLPVHWHSSLGGDATGVDRNIKKITLPSIGRFRHFTNETLLDILFYNSPIYCQRIVEKVGLEMNRLYALFMSRNPDFKGGVSVAGHSLGSLILFDILSNQKDLNLSKSPGPLAVANGVVKQPHFQEKQIPEEPKLTLDESCDLDVENEEVLTLQETLEALSLSEYVSTFEKEKIDMESLLMCTVDDLKEMGIPLGPRKKIANFVKHKAVKLEQKKASEKKAMMAASTKGQEESAQKAKEMASSPSESESKRKLPLGVYVSSVHVDYESFEVGTGQVSVVYNSLDFEPEIFFALGSPIGMFLTIRGVDRIDENYRLPTCKGFFNIYHPLDPVAYRLEPMIVPDLDLKAVLIPHHKGRKRLHLELKESLSRMGSDLKQGFISSLKSAWQTLNEFARAHTSSTQLQEELEKVANQIKEEEEKQVVEEKTVESPDFSKDEDYLGKVGMLNGGRRIDYVLQEKPIESFNEYLFALQSHLCYWESEDTALLLLKEIYRTMSISPEQPQH; the protein is encoded by the exons AGGATTCCACAGATGTGGGTGAGGAGGACAGCTTCCTTGGTCAGACTTCTGCTCACACGTCTACCCCACAGACATTTAATTACTTCTCTCAGGTATCAAGCAGTAGTGATCCTTTTGGGAATATTGGACAGTCACCGTTAACAACTGCAGCAACATCCGCTGGACAATCAGCATTCTCCAAGCCCCCAACTGCTCTTCCTTTTACAACCGGATCCCAAGATATGTCGAATGCGTTTTCACCATCCATTTCGAAGGCTCAATATGGTGCTCCAGCTGCTTCACAAATGGGAATAAATACTTATCTGCCTTCTCAGCCTAGTAGCCTCCCTCCTTCAAATTTTGGGAGCCCACCCCAAGGAACGCCCCAACAGGGATACAATCCATATCGCCACACAGCTGTAAGCAGCAGGGCTAATCCTTATATTGCACCACCACAGCTGCAGCAGTGCCAAACACCGGCCCATCCTACCCATCCCCCGCCCTCTGGACCCCCTGTTCAGATGTACCAGATGCCTCCAGGATCTTTGCCATCG ATTCCTCCTTCAGTGCAGCCAGGGTTGTCCCCTCCAACCCAGCAGCAGGCACCTGCTAGACCTGCGGGTCCCTCTGTGCAAGCATCATCTCCTTTTCTACTTCAAAACCAATATGAACCTGTCCAACCCCACTGGTTTTACTGCAAGGAGATAGAATACAGACAACTATGGATGCCTTTCAGTGTGTTTGACTCTTTGAATCTTGAAGAAATCTATAACTCAG TCCAGCCAGACCCTGAGAGTGTGGTTCTAGGCACTGATGGAGGGCGCTACGACGTTTACCTCTATGACCGGATGAGGAAAGCCGTGTACTGGGAAGAGGAGCCAGCTGAAGTGAGACGCTGTGCTTGGTTTTACAAAGGGGACACAGACAGTAGATTTATTCCCTATACAGAGGAGTTCAGTGAAAAACTGGAG GCTGAATATAAAAAAGCTGTAACCACGAATCAGTGGCACCGCAGATTAGAGTTTCCGAGTGGGGAGACAATTGTTATGCACAATCCAAAG GTTATTGTTCAGTTCCAGCCCTCATCAGTGCCAGATGAATGGGGGACCACACAAGATGGACAGACAAGGCCCAGGGTTGTAAAGCGTGGAGTTGATGATAACCTTGATGAAATTCCTGATG gGGAAATGCCTCAGGTTGACCATTTGGTGTTCATAGTGCATGGCATTGGACCTGTGTGTGACTTGCGCTTTAGAAGCATTATTGAATGTG tggatgaTTTTAGGGTGGTTTCTCTCAAATTGCTGCAGACACATTTCAAGAAATCTTTAGATGATCGGAAAGTAAGCAGAGTGGAATTCCTTCCGGTTCATTGGCATAGTTCCTTGGGTGGGGATGCCACAGGTGTTGACAG GAATATTAAGAAAATCACTTTACCAAGTATTGGTCGGTTTCGTCACTTTACTAATGAAACCTTGctagacattttattttacaatagcCCCATCTACTGTCAGAGGATTGTGGAGAAAGTGGGATTGGAGATGAACCGTCTGTATGCACTCTTCATGAGTCGGAACCCAGACTTCAAAGGAGGGGTCTCTGTTGCTGGTCACAGTTTAG gttctttaATATTGTTTGACATCCTGTCTAATCAAAAAGATTTGAATTTATCAAAGTCTCCTGGGCCTTTAGCTGTTGCTAATGGAGTTGTGAAGCAGCCACATTTTCAGGAAAAGCAG atacctgaagagccaaagctgACGTTGGATGAGTCTTGTGACCTTGATGTTGAAAATGAAGAAGTCCTGACTTTGCAAGAAACTCTGGAagcacttagcctctctgaataCGTTAGCacttttgaaaaggaaaagattgatatgGAATCTCTG CTTATGTGTACAGTGGATGACCTGAAGGAAATGGGGATACCCCTTGGACCCAGGAAGAAGATAGCTAACTTCGTAAAACATAAAGCAGTCAAACTG GAACAGAAAAAAGCATCAGAAAAGAAGGCAATGATGGCTGCTTCGACAAAAGGACAAGAGGAAAGTGCTCAGAAAGCTAAAGAAATGGCTTCTTCTCCCTCAGAATCTGAGTCCAAGAGGAAACTCCCACTCGGAGTTTATGTTTCTTCTGTGCATGTTGATTATGAGTCTTTTGAAGTTGGCACTGGACAG gtttctgttgtttacaaCTCCTTAGACTTTGAACCAGAGATTTTCTTTGCCTTGGGATCTCCAATTGGTATGTTTCTCACTATTCGAGGAGTGGATAGGATAGATGAGAACTACAGGCTTCCTACCTGCAAAGGGTTCTTCAATATTTATCATCCA CTTGATCCAGTGGCATATAGATTAGAACCTATGATTGTACCAGATTTGGACCTAAAAGCAGTTCTCATTCCACATCACAAAGGCAGAAAAAGACTTCATTTAG AGTTGAAAGAAAGTCTCTCTCGTATGGGATCTGATTTGAAGCAGGGTTTCATTAGCTCTCTGAAAAGTGCTTGGCAGACATTAAATGAGTTTGCCCGTGCTCATACCTCTTCAACTCAGCTGCAAGAAGAATTGGAGAAGGTAGCCAATcaaatcaaagaagaagaagaaaagcaagtaGTTGAAG AAAAGACTGTTGAAAGTCCAGATTTTTCCAAGGATGAGGACTACTTAGGAAAGGTTGGAATGTTAAACGGAGGCCGCCGAATTGACTATGTTCTTCAAGAAAAGCCAATAGAGAGTTTTAATGAATATCTTTTCGCTCTTCAGAGTCACTTATGCTATTG ggaATCTGAAGATACTGCCCTGTTATTACTTAAAGAAATTTATCGAACAATGAGCATTAGTCCAGAACAGCCCCAGCATTGA